One Candidatus Kryptobacter tengchongensis DNA window includes the following coding sequences:
- a CDS encoding Glycosyltransferase, GT2 family codes for MESRRCWCGGILKPCAHPSYYECQNCKTFIVKDIPSRQKLENFYTFDGYWNDYVTNKFGYPSIQERAEVDFRDRIPIWFKILKIFKPNTESLLEIGCAHGGFLYFCKENGVKNVVGIEVDKKTCEFAKNKFNLKEIIPGLFPDVDLPIEKFDVVAGFDVLEHFTDPLKALKHVAKILNEDGICIFQTPNYKGEGEKWLHFKPEEHLFLFNEQNIYLLFDRAGLDIIEILPGIIREDMIVIAKRKINVDDIELKPTDYKSSFKNSIKPLKIGIGLVEHMGDIIACEPVSRYLRAKYPDAHITWCVREEYEELINPNPYIDETLVVNCLTEWIELKRSSIFDKVVDLHIHGRICPTCDIPLNNINGKVIVTAENYYFLGSLLSAFSRSAGLPSIDGKPRVYITKQAKDKVDSLNLPLKYIVFHCSSNEKSRDWIDKNWVKLAEHILKKHKLSIVEVGTESILQKYNFNDFINLCGKTTILETAEVIRRSLLFIGVDSGPAHIANAVETPGVVLLGHYRNFKRYMPFTGDYANGANVKLIYNDFGPASGIPVGEVINAVDEFISNFEEGGVKVDKNVEIETEFDEVKKEKRAKVIAFFLPQFHPIPENDKWWGKGFTEWRMVATSKPLFPGHYQPRIPADTGFYDLRVPETREMQAELAREYGIDAFCYWHYWFNGKLLLERPLIEILESGKPDFPFCLAWANENWTRRWDGLDNEIIMKQTYGGIMDHVEHFNWLLKFFKDERYFKIEGKPAFLIYRPGQIPDLKDMIKLWRRLAKDNGFDLFLISIKCSADNVSNWRGTGFDGELIFQPFFSIIINFQVIKKGLSLDKISFIFDYTETVNLMSDVNEEFMKQSNNVFACVTPGWDNTARRKRFKPFILTNPSPEIFEKWLRVEIERIQNRKPEHRIVFINAWNEWGEGNYLEPDLKFGHSYLEAIKRAVYDDNRPKNWKGRKFFSLDAESEFTTESLLQFARTMYSENNLILSERYFYLALRYAIKEISRAYHNIRVLNWLGKDNEAKTGIRNLNLLKSLLSQIHNDIAILKYNSNDINSAISHLKESTYHDRNNITAWKNLADIFIERGELEQALSSYREILKIMPDDVETLLNIADICLELGDGQNAEFFYKKVLEVDPKNERAKFRIIQLNNAKRNYLPLVSIIIPVFNQVKHTKLAIESIQKFTNVSYEIIVVDNASTDETKDYLSSLSATIGEVVKVITNPQNYGFPKAVNQGIALSRGEYIVVLNNDVIVTDKWIERLIAHTIDDPTIGIVAPMSNYVSGLQKLDGAEKFYLKGEKVDEISLLKFSEDLYQKNKGQKLIFPRVAGLCMLIKRKVIEIIGGFDERFSPGNFEDDDFCLRTVLAGFKIAIAKDVFIHHFGSKSFNANGREKYIHILKQNEKIFVEKWGAPPTEIFLGKKKPKHNEIFIPLTTNEKNQNAETFTLYDR; via the coding sequence CGAAGTAGATTTCAGGGATAGAATTCCAATTTGGTTTAAAATTCTTAAAATATTTAAACCAAACACAGAATCATTATTAGAAATTGGCTGTGCTCACGGGGGATTTCTATACTTCTGCAAAGAAAATGGAGTCAAAAATGTTGTGGGCATTGAAGTAGATAAAAAAACATGTGAATTTGCCAAAAACAAGTTTAATCTTAAAGAAATTATCCCGGGTTTATTTCCTGATGTTGATCTACCGATTGAAAAATTTGATGTTGTTGCTGGTTTTGATGTCCTTGAACATTTCACAGACCCACTCAAAGCGTTAAAACATGTTGCAAAAATTTTAAATGAGGATGGAATTTGTATCTTTCAAACACCAAATTATAAGGGTGAGGGGGAAAAATGGCTCCATTTTAAACCTGAAGAACACCTATTTCTCTTCAATGAGCAAAATATATATTTACTCTTTGACAGAGCTGGGCTTGATATCATTGAAATTCTGCCAGGAATTATAAGAGAGGATATGATTGTAATAGCAAAGCGTAAAATAAATGTAGATGATATAGAGTTAAAGCCTACAGATTATAAATCCTCATTTAAAAATTCAATTAAGCCATTAAAAATTGGAATTGGTTTGGTTGAACATATGGGAGATATCATCGCATGTGAGCCAGTTTCACGATATTTAAGAGCAAAATATCCTGATGCACATATTACTTGGTGTGTCAGAGAGGAATATGAAGAATTGATTAACCCTAATCCATATATAGATGAAACCCTTGTTGTAAATTGCTTAACCGAATGGATTGAACTTAAAAGGAGTAGTATTTTTGACAAAGTGGTTGACCTTCACATTCACGGTAGAATCTGCCCTACTTGCGATATCCCACTTAATAACATCAATGGGAAAGTTATAGTGACGGCGGAAAATTATTATTTTCTTGGCAGTTTACTTTCCGCTTTCTCTCGCTCGGCTGGGTTGCCATCTATTGATGGAAAACCAAGGGTGTATATAACTAAACAAGCAAAAGATAAAGTTGATTCATTAAACTTGCCTCTGAAATATATTGTCTTTCATTGCTCTTCAAATGAGAAATCAAGAGATTGGATTGATAAAAATTGGGTTAAACTTGCAGAGCATATTTTAAAAAAACATAAGCTCTCTATAGTAGAAGTTGGAACTGAGTCTATACTTCAAAAATATAACTTCAATGATTTTATAAACTTATGTGGCAAAACAACAATACTTGAAACAGCTGAGGTTATCCGTCGCTCATTGCTATTTATAGGTGTTGATAGCGGACCAGCTCATATTGCAAATGCTGTTGAGACACCTGGAGTAGTATTACTTGGACATTACCGAAATTTCAAAAGATACATGCCATTTACTGGAGATTACGCAAATGGAGCAAATGTAAAATTAATATATAATGATTTCGGACCCGCATCAGGAATCCCTGTTGGGGAAGTTATAAATGCAGTTGATGAATTTATAAGCAATTTTGAAGAAGGGGGTGTGAAAGTAGATAAGAATGTAGAAATTGAAACGGAATTTGATGAAGTAAAGAAAGAAAAAAGGGCAAAGGTTATTGCCTTTTTCCTCCCACAATTTCATCCAATTCCAGAGAATGACAAGTGGTGGGGAAAGGGGTTTACCGAATGGAGGATGGTAGCAACATCAAAACCTCTTTTCCCAGGGCATTATCAACCTCGCATTCCAGCTGATACTGGATTTTATGACTTGAGAGTTCCTGAAACAAGAGAAATGCAAGCAGAGCTTGCAAGAGAATATGGAATAGACGCATTTTGTTACTGGCATTACTGGTTCAATGGAAAATTATTACTTGAAAGACCATTGATTGAAATTTTAGAATCAGGTAAACCTGATTTCCCATTCTGCCTCGCTTGGGCAAACGAAAACTGGACGAGAAGATGGGATGGACTTGATAACGAAATCATCATGAAGCAAACCTACGGCGGGATAATGGATCATGTTGAACATTTTAACTGGTTGCTTAAATTTTTTAAAGATGAAAGATATTTTAAAATTGAGGGTAAACCGGCTTTCTTGATATATCGTCCGGGGCAGATTCCTGATCTTAAAGATATGATTAAGCTTTGGAGGCGACTTGCGAAAGATAATGGGTTTGATTTATTTTTAATTTCAATAAAATGTTCAGCAGATAACGTATCAAATTGGAGAGGAACTGGATTTGATGGTGAGCTCATATTTCAGCCATTCTTTAGTATTATTATAAATTTCCAAGTAATTAAAAAAGGGCTTTCGCTAGATAAAATTAGCTTTATATTTGATTACACTGAGACTGTCAATTTAATGTCGGATGTAAACGAAGAGTTTATGAAGCAATCAAATAATGTATTCGCATGCGTTACCCCAGGATGGGACAACACTGCAAGAAGGAAACGATTTAAACCTTTTATTCTGACAAATCCATCACCTGAAATATTTGAGAAATGGTTAAGGGTTGAGATAGAGAGAATTCAAAATAGAAAACCAGAGCATAGAATTGTTTTCATAAACGCATGGAACGAATGGGGCGAGGGCAACTATCTTGAACCAGATTTGAAGTTCGGACATAGTTATCTTGAAGCTATAAAAAGAGCAGTGTATGATGACAATAGACCCAAAAATTGGAAAGGCAGAAAATTTTTCTCACTTGATGCTGAATCTGAATTTACAACTGAGTCTTTGCTTCAATTTGCAAGGACGATGTATTCTGAAAATAACTTAATTCTTTCAGAAAGATATTTTTATCTCGCTCTAAGATATGCGATAAAAGAAATTTCAAGGGCTTATCACAATATCAGGGTATTAAATTGGTTGGGGAAAGATAATGAAGCAAAGACAGGAATTCGGAATCTCAACTTACTTAAATCTCTTCTCTCACAAATCCACAACGATATTGCGATATTGAAATATAATTCCAATGATATTAACTCAGCGATTTCCCATCTTAAAGAATCAACTTACCATGATAGAAATAACATAACAGCTTGGAAAAACCTTGCTGATATATTTATTGAGAGAGGGGAACTTGAGCAAGCGCTCTCATCCTATCGCGAGATTTTAAAAATAATGCCTGATGATGTTGAAACACTTCTAAATATAGCGGACATTTGCTTAGAATTGGGCGACGGTCAAAACGCTGAATTTTTCTATAAAAAAGTTCTTGAGGTAGACCCTAAAAATGAAAGAGCTAAATTTAGAATAATTCAGCTAAACAACGCAAAACGAAATTACCTTCCTCTTGTTTCAATAATCATCCCTGTTTTCAATCAAGTTAAGCACACAAAGCTTGCAATTGAGAGCATTCAAAAATTTACAAATGTATCGTATGAAATCATCGTTGTTGACAATGCATCAACAGATGAAACAAAAGATTATTTGTCATCGCTTAGCGCAACTATTGGTGAAGTTGTTAAGGTCATAACTAATCCACAAAATTATGGATTTCCAAAAGCTGTAAATCAAGGGATTGCTTTATCAAGGGGGGAATATATTGTTGTTTTAAATAATGATGTCATAGTTACAGATAAATGGATTGAACGCTTAATCGCTCACACTATTGATGATCCCACAATTGGCATAGTGGCTCCGATGAGCAATTATGTTAGTGGCTTGCAAAAACTTGATGGTGCTGAAAAATTTTACCTGAAAGGAGAAAAAGTAGATGAAATTTCACTTTTAAAATTTTCGGAGGACTTATATCAAAAAAACAAAGGACAAAAGCTTATATTTCCAAGAGTTGCAGGGTTATGCATGCTTATAAAACGAAAAGTGATTGAAATAATTGGAGGCTTTGATGAGAGATTTTCACCAGGAAACTTTGAGGATGATGATTTCTGTCTTAGAACAGTCCTCGCAGGATTTAAAATAGCAATTGCCAAAGATGTTTTCATACATCATTTTGGCTCAAAAAGCTTTAATGCAAATGGAAGGGAAAAATATATCCATATTCTTAAACAAAATGAAAAAATCTTCGTTGAAAAATGGGGAGCACCCCCAACTGAAATTTTTCTCGGGAAAAAGAAACCTAAACATAACGAAATTTTTATCCCATTGACAACAAACGAGAAAAACCAAAATGCCGAGACTTTCACTCTGTATGATCGTTAA
- a CDS encoding Glycosyltransferase involved in cell wall bisynthesis — protein sequence MPRLSLCMIVKNEESFLPGCLESVKDVVDEIILVDTGSTDKTVEIARSYGAKVFFLEWKNDFSIARNESIKHATGDWILVLDADERLNPGQKEKIRKYLNLSFDGLYVRILNTDKDGKTSIAEYPRLFRKKSGVKFERKIHEQISPSILKVGGKFAKTDITITHLGYAQDDETMRKKYERNLQILLEEFQENPNDAYTCYHIGITKILMQEKEEGIKFLEKAISIPKEISNLGDSLRAQIYNILGRYEIQIGNISQALEYFVKSSKLAPVQVSSYYQAGLVYMRKSNFTLAKNFFEKALKNLHSVLRGKTLDIAFENLFEPEEINFKLGICYFKEGNLNKVKEHLLKFISSEQLYTEFIDFLVEEYKNGNKNAIQLIRYISGVKPSFYIFKVLSGISQVEGDLEMAVNNLKLALQFKDDDEIRYNLGVCLAGLSKFNEAIDVLKWFGTREDSRFFYDAIKLLALLYLGAGEFQNALSCYELMLKHNPTDELIKARINSIAHKLTIPS from the coding sequence ATGCCGAGACTTTCACTCTGTATGATCGTTAAAAACGAAGAAAGTTTTCTCCCCGGATGTCTTGAAAGCGTAAAAGATGTCGTTGATGAAATAATACTCGTTGACACTGGTTCAACGGATAAAACAGTTGAAATTGCTCGCTCTTATGGTGCAAAAGTCTTCTTCCTTGAATGGAAAAATGACTTTTCCATTGCGAGAAATGAATCAATAAAGCATGCAACTGGTGATTGGATCCTTGTGCTTGACGCTGATGAAAGATTAAACCCGGGACAAAAAGAAAAAATCAGAAAATACCTCAATCTAAGCTTTGACGGTTTATATGTTAGGATTTTGAATACAGATAAAGATGGGAAAACCTCCATAGCAGAATACCCGAGATTATTCAGAAAGAAGAGCGGAGTTAAATTTGAGAGAAAAATTCACGAACAAATTTCACCTTCAATTTTAAAAGTTGGTGGGAAATTCGCGAAAACAGATATAACAATTACACACCTTGGGTATGCTCAAGATGATGAAACTATGCGAAAAAAATATGAACGAAATCTTCAAATTTTGCTTGAAGAATTTCAAGAAAATCCAAACGACGCATATACCTGCTATCATATCGGCATAACAAAAATTTTAATGCAAGAAAAAGAGGAAGGGATTAAATTTTTGGAAAAAGCGATCTCAATACCTAAAGAAATCTCAAATCTTGGCGATTCTCTTCGGGCGCAAATATACAACATACTTGGAAGATACGAGATACAAATAGGAAACATTTCGCAAGCGCTTGAATATTTTGTTAAATCCTCAAAACTTGCCCCAGTTCAAGTAAGTTCATATTATCAGGCTGGGCTTGTTTATATGAGAAAATCAAACTTTACACTTGCGAAAAACTTTTTTGAAAAAGCGCTAAAAAACCTACATTCTGTTTTAAGAGGTAAAACACTTGACATCGCATTTGAAAACCTTTTTGAGCCAGAAGAAATCAACTTTAAACTGGGAATCTGCTACTTTAAAGAGGGAAATCTTAATAAAGTGAAAGAACATCTTCTCAAATTTATATCAAGCGAACAACTTTACACAGAATTTATTGATTTTCTCGTTGAAGAATATAAAAACGGAAACAAAAATGCCATTCAACTTATAAGATATATCTCGGGGGTAAAACCATCTTTTTATATTTTCAAAGTTCTCTCAGGTATTTCACAGGTTGAGGGAGATCTGGAGATGGCTGTTAACAATTTGAAACTGGCGCTTCAATTCAAAGATGATGATGAGATAAGATATAACCTTGGGGTATGTCTTGCTGGATTAAGTAAGTTTAATGAGGCGATTGATGTTCTGAAATGGTTTGGGACTCGCGAGGATTCACGCTTTTTTTATGATGCGATCAAGCTTCTTGCGCTTTTATATCTTGGTGCAGGTGAGTTTCAAAATGCTCTTTCATGCTACGAGCTGATGCTTAAACATAACCCAACGGATGAGTTGATAAAGGCAAGGATAAATTCAATTGCCCACAAATTAACCATCCCAAGTTAG
- a CDS encoding DNA ligase (NAD+): protein MRQIDPKIIERIEQLRKEIREHDYRYYVLAEPIISDFEYDMLMRELIELEKQYPELVTPDSPTQRVGGQPTKEFPTVTHPSPMLSLNNAFTIEEIKDFDRRVAELLEGEKYKYVAELKFDGVAVRLKYENGILVLGATRGDGVQGDDITNNIKTIRSIPLRLINPDEKFLNIEVRGEVYMNKTDFEKLNEERERLGERIFANPRNATAGTLKLQDPKLVAQRPLRFFAYYLLAEDVELESHYENLQILKRLGFPVCEHIKLCENIDEVIDFWRYWEDHRDELPYEIDGIVVKVDSIRQQEILGAIAKSPRWAIAFKFTPRQAQTKLLGITLQVGRVGTITPVAELQPVPLGGVIITRATLHNEDYIKEKDIRVGDTVIVERSGEVIPKIVGVVLEKRPPEAVPFEFPKTCPVCGGPIERPAGEANYYCENPECPAQVRARIEHFASRGAMDIEGLGEAIVDKLVTLGFLKNYADIYELHKHKPKLVKIEGFGEKSVQNLLNSIENSKKQPFHRVLYALGIRYVGSETAKLLADAFGSIDKLMKATPSQIESVYGIGPRIAESVYKFFHDQRNLELIEKLRTAGLNFEIKPEEKAKKKLAGKTFVFTGTLKNFTREEAKEKVEELGGKVSNSVSKKTDYVVVGENPGSKYDKARQLGVKIITEEEFLELIK from the coding sequence ATGAGGCAGATTGATCCGAAAATTATTGAGAGGATTGAACAGTTGAGGAAAGAAATAAGAGAGCATGATTACAGATATTATGTTCTCGCAGAACCTATAATTTCTGATTTTGAATATGACATGTTAATGAGAGAATTGATTGAGCTTGAAAAGCAGTATCCAGAGCTTGTCACTCCCGATTCGCCAACGCAAAGAGTTGGTGGGCAACCGACAAAGGAGTTTCCAACCGTTACACATCCAAGCCCAATGTTAAGTCTAAATAACGCTTTCACAATTGAAGAGATAAAAGATTTTGATAGAAGAGTTGCTGAACTTCTTGAGGGGGAAAAATATAAATATGTCGCTGAGTTAAAATTTGATGGCGTTGCTGTGAGATTAAAATATGAAAACGGGATTCTTGTCCTCGGGGCAACACGTGGTGATGGGGTTCAAGGGGATGATATAACAAACAATATAAAAACAATTCGTTCAATCCCTTTGAGATTAATAAACCCTGATGAAAAGTTCTTAAACATTGAGGTTCGTGGTGAGGTTTATATGAACAAAACCGATTTTGAAAAATTAAATGAAGAAAGGGAACGCCTTGGAGAAAGAATTTTTGCAAACCCAAGAAATGCAACCGCTGGAACTTTGAAGCTTCAAGACCCAAAGCTTGTCGCGCAGAGACCATTGAGATTCTTCGCATATTATCTTCTGGCTGAAGATGTTGAACTTGAAAGTCACTATGAAAATTTGCAAATACTGAAACGCCTTGGTTTCCCTGTTTGTGAACACATCAAACTTTGCGAAAACATAGATGAGGTGATTGATTTCTGGAGATATTGGGAAGATCATAGAGATGAATTGCCTTATGAAATTGACGGGATTGTTGTCAAAGTTGATTCAATTCGCCAGCAGGAAATCCTCGGGGCAATTGCAAAAAGCCCAAGGTGGGCGATTGCCTTTAAGTTCACACCAAGGCAAGCACAGACAAAACTCCTTGGAATTACCTTACAAGTTGGAAGGGTTGGAACAATAACCCCAGTTGCTGAACTCCAACCTGTTCCACTTGGCGGTGTAATTATAACGAGAGCAACTCTTCACAATGAGGATTATATCAAAGAAAAAGATATAAGAGTTGGTGATACCGTAATAGTTGAGCGAAGCGGCGAGGTAATTCCGAAAATAGTTGGCGTTGTTCTTGAAAAGCGTCCACCTGAAGCAGTTCCATTTGAGTTTCCTAAAACATGTCCCGTTTGTGGAGGACCCATTGAAAGACCTGCTGGGGAGGCAAATTACTACTGCGAAAATCCAGAATGTCCAGCACAAGTAAGAGCAAGAATTGAACATTTCGCCTCAAGAGGAGCAATGGATATAGAAGGGCTTGGTGAAGCAATCGTTGATAAACTTGTTACACTTGGCTTCTTGAAAAACTATGCCGATATTTACGAACTTCACAAACATAAACCAAAACTTGTAAAGATTGAAGGTTTCGGTGAAAAAAGCGTTCAAAATTTGTTAAACTCAATTGAGAATAGCAAAAAACAACCGTTTCATCGCGTTCTTTACGCACTTGGTATAAGGTATGTTGGCTCTGAAACTGCGAAACTTCTTGCAGATGCTTTCGGCTCAATTGATAAACTTATGAAGGCAACGCCATCGCAGATAGAATCAGTTTATGGCATTGGACCAAGGATAGCTGAGAGCGTCTATAAATTCTTCCACGACCAGAGAAACCTTGAATTGATAGAAAAATTAAGAACCGCTGGATTAAATTTTGAAATTAAACCGGAGGAAAAAGCAAAGAAAAAACTCGCCGGAAAAACATTTGTCTTCACAGGGACATTGAAAAACTTTACTCGTGAAGAGGCAAAGGAGAAAGTTGAGGAACTCGGGGGAAAAGTGAGCAACAGCGTGAGCAAAAAAACTGATTATGTCGTCGTTGGTGAAAATCCCGGTTCAAAATACGACAAAGCAAGGCAACTTGGAGTTAAGATAATAACTGAGGAAGAATTCCTTGAACTCATTAAATAA
- a CDS encoding anti-anti-sigma factor: MNFEISKPSKDTIVFKLREKKLDMTISPELKAEFLALCQSGVRRLIIDLSQVEYCDSSGLSSLLLCERRMRENNGETILVGVGDKVLNLLKIVKLDSLFQIYPTVEEAIFSKTKK; this comes from the coding sequence ATGAACTTTGAAATATCAAAACCATCCAAAGATACAATAGTCTTTAAACTCCGAGAAAAAAAACTTGATATGACGATCTCGCCAGAACTGAAAGCAGAGTTTCTCGCTCTATGCCAAAGCGGTGTGAGAAGATTGATAATTGACCTGTCTCAAGTTGAATATTGTGATAGTTCTGGTCTGAGTTCACTTTTACTTTGTGAGAGGAGAATGAGGGAGAACAATGGGGAGACAATTCTCGTTGGTGTTGGAGATAAGGTTTTAAATTTATTAAAAATCGTTAAACTTGACTCACTTTTCCAGATTTACCCCACAGTTGAAGAAGCCATCTTCTCAAAAACAAAAAAGTAA
- a CDS encoding transporter, SSS family: protein MNFGLIDWLIIVLYLFGVLIFGIISGGKQRSTVDYFLGARQVPWLAVCFAVVATETSALTFLSIPGVAYATNLNFLQLTFGYILGRIIVSFLLLPAYYRGELATAYQFLGLRFGRKVRNFASIVFMLTRLAADGVRLFTTAIPLAIILKNSEQFANWSDAQIYVSSIAIVSLVTFLYTFIGGVRAVIWMDVVQMFIYIGGAIAAIVVLADKIDGGILHVLNFSVDKFKIINWGFDKPLKEFFSQPYTLFASLIGGAFLSMASHGADQLIVQRLLTTNSLKNSQKALITTGFIVAFQFFMFLFIGLMLYTFYNGENMNPNEVFADFIVKYMPSGISGLIIAGLFAAAMSTLAGSMSSLASSAMIDIYKPYFGKNTDERKELIVSRIITAIWAFLLVGSAIFFMKTEKTVVELALSIASFTYGGLLGTFLLGVLFKKIDETSALVGFISGIVVMVYVILNTKIAWTWHTLIGAGTTIITGNIFQALKEMQKG, encoded by the coding sequence ATGAACTTCGGTTTAATTGATTGGTTAATCATAGTTCTTTACCTTTTCGGTGTCCTTATTTTTGGAATAATTTCCGGGGGAAAACAAAGAAGCACGGTTGATTATTTTCTTGGTGCAAGGCAAGTGCCATGGCTTGCTGTTTGTTTTGCCGTTGTAGCAACGGAAACAAGCGCATTAACATTTTTAAGCATACCCGGGGTTGCATATGCAACAAATCTAAATTTCCTTCAGCTTACATTTGGCTATATTCTTGGCAGAATTATTGTGAGTTTTCTTCTTTTACCTGCTTATTATCGGGGTGAGCTTGCAACTGCGTATCAATTCCTCGGCTTAAGGTTCGGGCGAAAGGTGAGAAACTTTGCCTCTATTGTATTTATGCTAACACGACTTGCTGCTGATGGTGTAAGGCTTTTCACGACAGCAATACCACTTGCTATAATTCTGAAAAATTCAGAACAATTCGCCAATTGGTCAGATGCTCAAATCTATGTAAGTTCAATTGCCATAGTTTCCCTCGTTACCTTTCTTTACACATTCATCGGAGGCGTTAGAGCAGTTATATGGATGGATGTTGTGCAGATGTTCATTTATATAGGTGGAGCTATCGCAGCTATTGTTGTTTTGGCGGATAAAATTGACGGTGGAATCTTGCATGTGTTAAATTTTTCAGTGGATAAATTTAAAATCATAAACTGGGGTTTTGATAAACCATTGAAAGAGTTCTTCTCTCAACCATATACTTTATTTGCGAGCTTAATAGGTGGTGCATTTCTTTCAATGGCTTCTCATGGGGCTGATCAACTCATAGTTCAACGACTTCTTACAACTAACTCATTAAAAAACAGTCAAAAGGCGTTAATTACCACAGGTTTTATAGTTGCGTTTCAATTTTTCATGTTTTTATTCATCGGGTTGATGCTTTACACTTTTTATAACGGGGAAAACATGAATCCAAATGAGGTCTTCGCTGATTTTATAGTGAAATATATGCCTTCTGGGATTTCGGGATTAATAATTGCTGGGCTTTTTGCAGCTGCTATGTCAACTCTTGCGGGCTCAATGAGTTCACTTGCTTCTTCTGCAATGATTGATATTTATAAACCATATTTCGGGAAAAATACGGATGAAAGAAAAGAGTTGATCGTTTCAAGGATCATAACAGCAATATGGGCGTTTCTTCTCGTTGGATCAGCGATTTTTTTCATGAAAACAGAAAAAACAGTTGTTGAACTTGCCTTAAGCATTGCATCATTTACATACGGTGGATTGCTTGGGACATTTCTTCTTGGAGTTTTGTTCAAAAAAATTGATGAAACAAGTGCACTCGTTGGATTTATCTCTGGGATTGTTGTCATGGTTTATGTTATTTTAAACACAAAAATAGCTTGGACATGGCACACGCTTATAGGAGCTGGAACAACAATAATCACCGGGAATATATTCCAAGCACTGAAAGAAATGCAGAAAGGTTGA